Proteins encoded in a region of the Rutidosis leptorrhynchoides isolate AG116_Rl617_1_P2 chromosome 9, CSIRO_AGI_Rlap_v1, whole genome shotgun sequence genome:
- the LOC139865616 gene encoding arogenate dehydratase 2-like isoform X1, giving the protein MIIKLPEASITSSYYHYSSSAKTSPFQLKSISINYQRIPKFTCCIDNGDASTNSRLQNNKRPLSLTGITGSLKDGAGTRVAYQGVSGAYSESAAEKAYPNCETVPCEQFDIAFQAVENWIADKAVLPIENSLGGSIHRNYDLLLRHKLHIVGEVQLSVRHCLLANHGVKIEDLTRVISHPQALAQCEQRLTGLRVAREAVDDTAGAAQFVSLHKLKDTGAVASINAARIYDLNVLAEDIQDDSDNITRFLMLARDPVMAGTGRPFKTSIVFSLDEGPGMLSMALAVFSMRNINLTKIESRPQRKRPLLQPIGNPDGSKHFDYLFYCDFEASTADHNAQNALRHLKEFATFLRVLGSYPMDINLY; this is encoded by the exons ATGATAATCAAACTTCCAGAAGCATCTATAACTTCCTCTTACTATCACTACTCATCTTCTGCTAAAACCTCTCCGTTTCAATTGAAATCAATATCAATTAACTATCAACGAATACCTAAATTTACGTGCTGTATCGATAATGGAGATGCTTCTACTAATTCTCGTTTGCAGAATAATAAAA GGCCGTTGAGTTTGACGGGTATTACTGGTTCGTTAAAGGATGGAGCTGGAACTCGAGTGGCTTACCAG GGTGTTAGCGGGGCGTACAGTGAATCGGCTGCAGAGAAAGCATATCCAAACTGTGAAACTGTCCCCTGTGAGCAGTTTGATATCGCCTTTCAG GCGGTTGAGAACTGGATTGCAGACAAGGCAGTTTTGCCTATTGAAAATTCTCTGGGAGGTAGCATCCACAGAAACTATGACCTTTTACTTCGTCACAAGTTACATATTGTTGGAGAGGTGCAACTTTCTGTCAGACACTGTTTGTTGGCCAATCATGGTGTTAAAATTGAAGATCTGACAAGGGTTATTAGTCATCCACAA GCACTTGCACAATGTGAGCAAAGATTGACTGGGCTAAGAGTGGCTAGGGAAGCTGTTGATGATACAGCTGGTGCTGCACAG TTTGTTTCTCTGCATAAACTTAAAGACACAGGTGCAGTTGCTAGTATAAATGCTGCCAGGATATATGATTTGAATGTTCTAGCTGAAGATATACAG GATGATTCAGACAATATCACTCGCTTTCTAATGCTGGCAAGAGATCCAGTTATGGCAGGCACTGGTAGACCCTTTAAA ACAAGCATAGTTTTTTCACTAGATGAGGGTCCTGGTATGCTTTCCATGGCGCTTGCTGTGTTTTCAATGAGAAATATCAATCTGACAAAG ATTGAAAGTCGTCCTCAGCGGAAACGTCCTCTTTTACAGCCTATTGGAAACCCTGATGGTTCAAA GCATTTCGATTACCTCTTCTATTGTGATTTCGAAGCCTCTACTGCTGACCACAATGCCCAAAACGCTCTTAGACATTTAAAG GAGTTCGCAACATTTTTGAGAGTTTTGGGGAGCTATCCCATGGACATCAACTTGTACTAA
- the LOC139865616 gene encoding arogenate dehydratase 2-like isoform X2 codes for MELELEWLTRHENIVYCVGVSGAYSESAAEKAYPNCETVPCEQFDIAFQAVENWIADKAVLPIENSLGGSIHRNYDLLLRHKLHIVGEVQLSVRHCLLANHGVKIEDLTRVISHPQALAQCEQRLTGLRVAREAVDDTAGAAQFVSLHKLKDTGAVASINAARIYDLNVLAEDIQDDSDNITRFLMLARDPVMAGTGRPFKTSIVFSLDEGPGMLSMALAVFSMRNINLTKIESRPQRKRPLLQPIGNPDGSKHFDYLFYCDFEASTADHNAQNALRHLKEFATFLRVLGSYPMDINLY; via the exons ATGGAGCTGGAACTCGAGTGGCTTACCAGGCATGAGAATATTGTATACTGTGTG GGTGTTAGCGGGGCGTACAGTGAATCGGCTGCAGAGAAAGCATATCCAAACTGTGAAACTGTCCCCTGTGAGCAGTTTGATATCGCCTTTCAG GCGGTTGAGAACTGGATTGCAGACAAGGCAGTTTTGCCTATTGAAAATTCTCTGGGAGGTAGCATCCACAGAAACTATGACCTTTTACTTCGTCACAAGTTACATATTGTTGGAGAGGTGCAACTTTCTGTCAGACACTGTTTGTTGGCCAATCATGGTGTTAAAATTGAAGATCTGACAAGGGTTATTAGTCATCCACAA GCACTTGCACAATGTGAGCAAAGATTGACTGGGCTAAGAGTGGCTAGGGAAGCTGTTGATGATACAGCTGGTGCTGCACAG TTTGTTTCTCTGCATAAACTTAAAGACACAGGTGCAGTTGCTAGTATAAATGCTGCCAGGATATATGATTTGAATGTTCTAGCTGAAGATATACAG GATGATTCAGACAATATCACTCGCTTTCTAATGCTGGCAAGAGATCCAGTTATGGCAGGCACTGGTAGACCCTTTAAA ACAAGCATAGTTTTTTCACTAGATGAGGGTCCTGGTATGCTTTCCATGGCGCTTGCTGTGTTTTCAATGAGAAATATCAATCTGACAAAG ATTGAAAGTCGTCCTCAGCGGAAACGTCCTCTTTTACAGCCTATTGGAAACCCTGATGGTTCAAA GCATTTCGATTACCTCTTCTATTGTGATTTCGAAGCCTCTACTGCTGACCACAATGCCCAAAACGCTCTTAGACATTTAAAG GAGTTCGCAACATTTTTGAGAGTTTTGGGGAGCTATCCCATGGACATCAACTTGTACTAA
- the LOC139865616 gene encoding arogenate dehydratase 2-like isoform X3 has protein sequence MELELEWLTRHENIGVSGAYSESAAEKAYPNCETVPCEQFDIAFQAVENWIADKAVLPIENSLGGSIHRNYDLLLRHKLHIVGEVQLSVRHCLLANHGVKIEDLTRVISHPQALAQCEQRLTGLRVAREAVDDTAGAAQFVSLHKLKDTGAVASINAARIYDLNVLAEDIQDDSDNITRFLMLARDPVMAGTGRPFKTSIVFSLDEGPGMLSMALAVFSMRNINLTKIESRPQRKRPLLQPIGNPDGSKHFDYLFYCDFEASTADHNAQNALRHLKEFATFLRVLGSYPMDINLY, from the exons ATGGAGCTGGAACTCGAGTGGCTTACCAGGCATGAGAATATT GGTGTTAGCGGGGCGTACAGTGAATCGGCTGCAGAGAAAGCATATCCAAACTGTGAAACTGTCCCCTGTGAGCAGTTTGATATCGCCTTTCAG GCGGTTGAGAACTGGATTGCAGACAAGGCAGTTTTGCCTATTGAAAATTCTCTGGGAGGTAGCATCCACAGAAACTATGACCTTTTACTTCGTCACAAGTTACATATTGTTGGAGAGGTGCAACTTTCTGTCAGACACTGTTTGTTGGCCAATCATGGTGTTAAAATTGAAGATCTGACAAGGGTTATTAGTCATCCACAA GCACTTGCACAATGTGAGCAAAGATTGACTGGGCTAAGAGTGGCTAGGGAAGCTGTTGATGATACAGCTGGTGCTGCACAG TTTGTTTCTCTGCATAAACTTAAAGACACAGGTGCAGTTGCTAGTATAAATGCTGCCAGGATATATGATTTGAATGTTCTAGCTGAAGATATACAG GATGATTCAGACAATATCACTCGCTTTCTAATGCTGGCAAGAGATCCAGTTATGGCAGGCACTGGTAGACCCTTTAAA ACAAGCATAGTTTTTTCACTAGATGAGGGTCCTGGTATGCTTTCCATGGCGCTTGCTGTGTTTTCAATGAGAAATATCAATCTGACAAAG ATTGAAAGTCGTCCTCAGCGGAAACGTCCTCTTTTACAGCCTATTGGAAACCCTGATGGTTCAAA GCATTTCGATTACCTCTTCTATTGTGATTTCGAAGCCTCTACTGCTGACCACAATGCCCAAAACGCTCTTAGACATTTAAAG GAGTTCGCAACATTTTTGAGAGTTTTGGGGAGCTATCCCATGGACATCAACTTGTACTAA
- the LOC139869222 gene encoding uncharacterized protein codes for MNTTSKSLNPTQISETLIKILSTNTISTSLISSISEFTSHLTPAIIHSVISSKTLKSNPQTLLNFFKFTQINTPNFTNGSPVTLHSFFIVLQTLFAHNKWSDAKNLLVNFIAADARRHLLRTIVRPPRDVVRPSKALYDTAIGAYVQMGYPHLGMIVFRRMKRLKLCPKLITCNTLINSLVKQSNSRSILYCREVVNDAIRLGVVPNVNMYNILINGYCLENKFSDAKDLMNKMRESNILPDNVTYNTLLNALCKKGLLIEVRELLLDMKNQGLIPNRHTYNTLVHGYCQRKGCLTEAAQILDLMTQNNYLPDIWTYNTLISGLCDEGKIEEAIRVKNDMEEMKVLPDVITYNTLIDGCFKWKDSSEAIKLLDLMSESGVEKNEVTYNILIKWYCKEGDMDKASETMNHMQASGFFPDSVTYNTLINGYSKSGNLREALNVMKEMNGRGLKMDTITVNTVLHALCLEKKMDEAYELLKDAKRRGYIVDEVSYGTLIVGYFKNENVDKALKLWDEMEENEIVPSVITYNSIITGLCKVGKTDKAIEKLNELLENGLSPDETTYNMIILGYCWDGDVEKAFDFHNDKVKNGFKPDVYTCNILLHGLCSKGLVEKALNLFNTWLTNEKTVDAVTYNTLISCLCKDGRFEDAENLVNEMKKKNLGPDKYTYNTLVSVLGTLSDAGKHIEAEKLTSKMVEWGGLYDEVGPRDDVELGTSSIAYSDDIDKLCSEGKYRDAMRVFGEVLETGAVLKKSTCISLMCAFVKRDIRPNTV; via the coding sequence ATGAACACAACATCAAAATCCTTAAACCCGACTCAAATCAGCGAAACCCTAATCAAGATCCTTTCAACAAACACCATTTCCACCTCTCTAATATCTTCAATATCCGAATTCACCTCACATTTGACCCCTGCAATCATCCACTCAGTAATTTCATCCAAAACCCTAAAATCAAACCCTCAAACGCTACTAAATTTCTTCAAATTCACCCAAATTAACACCCCCAATTTCACCAATGGATCCCCAGTCACACTCCATTCATTCTTCATTGTTCTCCAAACACTTTTTGCCCATAACAAGTGGTCTGATGCCAAAAACCTTCTCGTCAATTTCATTGCGGCCGACGCTCGCCGCCATCTCCTCCGTACCATTGTTCGTCCGCCACGTGACGTTGTTCGACCGTCGAAAGCGCTTTATGATACAGCCATTGGTGCATATGTTCAAATGGGGTACCCTCATTTAGGTATGATTGTGTTTAGAAGGATGAAAAGGTTGAAACTTTGCCCTAAGTTAATTACTtgtaatacattgattaattcatTAGTTAAGCAATCGAATTCGCGTTCCATTTTGTATTGTAGAGAAGTTGTTAATGATGCTATTAGACTTGGGGTTGTTCCTAATGTGAATATGTACAATATCTTGATTAATGGTTATTGTTTAGAGAATAAGTTTAGTGATGCTAAGGATTTAATGAATAAAATGAGGGAATCCAATATATTGCCTGATAATGTaacttataatactttgttaaACGCGTTATGCAAGAAGGGTCTGTTAATCGAGGTTAGGGAATTGTTGTTAGATATGAAGAATCAAGGGCTGATTCCAAATCGACATACTTATAATACTTTAGTTCATGGTTATTGTCAAAGGAAAGGGTGTTTAACCGAGGCTGCTCAAATATTAGATTTAATGACACAAAATAACTACTTGCCTGATATTTGGACTTACAACACGTTAATTAGTGGACTTTGTGATGAGGGAAAGATTGAAGAAGCTATTAGAGTAAAAAATGATATGGAGGAAATGAAAGTGTTGCCTGATGTGATTACTTATAATACGTTGATTGATGGTTGTTTTAAGTGGAAAGATAGTTCTGAGGCGATAAAGTTGCTTGATTTGATGAGTGAAAGCGGAGTGGAAAAAAACGAGgttacatataatatattgatCAAGTGGTATTGTAAAGAAGGTGATATGGATAAAGCTAGTGAAACTATGAACCATATGCAAGCTAGTGGATTTTTTCCTGATAGTGTAACTTATAATACTTTGATTAACGGTTATTCTAAATCGGGTAATTTACGAGAAGCGTTGAATGTTATGAAAGAAATGAATGGGAGAGGTTTAAAAATGGATACGATTACCGTTAATACCGTTCTTCACGCGTTGTGTCTCGAAAAGAAAATGGATGAAGCATATGAGTTACTCAAAGATGCTAAAAGACGAGGTTATATTGTTGATGAGGTAAGTTATGGAACTTTAATAGTTGGGTACTTTAAAAATGAAAATGTGGATAAGGCTTTAAAACTTTGGGATGAAATGGAGGAAAACGAGATCGTTCCTAGTGTTATCACatataactcgatcattaccgggCTCTGCAAGGTTGGTAAAACCGATAAAGCAATTGAGAAATTGAACGAGCTTCTTGAAAATGGGTTGTCACCAGACGAAACGACGTATAATATGATTATTCTTGGGTATTGTTGGGATGGAGATGTTGAAAAAGCTTTTGATTTTCATAATGATAAGGTTAAGAACGGTTTTAAACCCGACGTTTATACGTGTAATATTCTTCTTCACGGGCTTTGTAGTAAAGGGTTGGTGGAaaaagcgttgaatctttttaatacaTGGTTAACGAACGAAAAAACGGTAGATGCGGTAACGTATAACACATTGATATCGTGTTTGTGTAAAGATGGAAGATTTGAGGATGCGGAGAATCTTGTTaatgaaatgaagaaaaagaatttAGGTCCGGATAAGTATACATATAACACATTGGTATCAGTTTTAGGTACGCTTAGTGATGCGGGGAAGCATATAGAGGCGGAAAAATTGACGTCGAAGATGGTTGAGTGGGGGGGTTTATATGATGAAGTAGGCCCGCGTGATGATGTGGAATTGGGTACGAGTTCGATTGCATATTCGGATGATATTGATAAGCTTTGTAGTGAAGGAAAGTATCGAGATGCGATGCGTGTTTTTGGAGAGGTGTTGGAAACGGGTGCGGTTTTGAAGAAGTCAACTTGTATCAGTTTGATGTGTGCGTTTGTTAAGAGAGATATAAGACCAAATACTGTTTGA
- the LOC139865966 gene encoding protein IQ-DOMAIN 3-like — MGKKSWFSAVKKAVTPSCTKFKKNKRSHKSKSNPKKTWQYQTQATLANPTQNYYPKEEIEFKYPETEQIKDVDPVSYAVPMDVDTTSPAPVEVNYITSNPRFIGKSKEEISAIKIQSAYRGYQARRVVRTMRAQRRLRLWIKGQAVKRQTTSTLMTIQTMSRVQSQVRNRKIRMAEVNEALQRQLQQKREKTFEKERDFDLSPISKEQLEARLRNKKDTAERREKALAYAFVRQQTWRNRQKSANSTVFDDWEWNWSERWNAIRPWETETANNKRIVSSQTSHNHKVSTKSLISKPAPSPLGSGKKGSLKTKSGDGLTKKRNLFSNLASSGGKRSLSAPAKNLRWKL; from the exons ATGGGAAAGAAGAGTTGGTTTTCAGCAGTGAAGAAAGCTGTTACCCCTTCTTGTACCAAATTCAAGAAAAACAAG AGATCCCATAAATCAAAATCAAATCCCAAAAAAACATGGCAATATCAAACACAAGCTACATTGGCTAACCCTACACAAAACTATTATCCCAAAGAGGAGATAGAGTTCAAATACCCCGAAACCGAGCAGATCAAAGATGTGGATCCAGTCTCATACGCGGTTCCCATGGATGTAGATACAACATCACCCGCACCTGTCGAGGTCAATTACATTACATCAAACCCTCGTTTCATAGGTAAATCGAAGGAGGAAATCAGTGCTATCAAAATTCAGTCAGCGTATCGTGGGTACCAG GCAAGAAGGGTTGTCCGGACAATGAGAGCACAAAGAAGATTGCGTTTGTGGATAAAAGGTCAAGCAGTCAAACGTCAAACGACATCTACCTTAATGACCATTCAAACAATGTCCCGAGTGCAGTCTCAGGTTCGTAACAGAAAGATTCGAATGGCTGAAGTCAACGAAGCTCTCCAACGACAGCTACAACAAAAGCGTGAAAAAACTTTCGAAAAG gaaagagactttgatctaAGTCCTATATCTAAGGAACAATTAGAAGCCAGATTACGAAACAAGAAGGATACCGCTGAAAGAAGAGAAAAGGCATTAGCTTACGCATTTGTTCGTCAG CAAACATGGAGGAACAGACAAAAATCTGCAAATTCAACAGTTTTTGATGATTGGGAATGGAATTGGTCAGAACGATGGAATGCGATTAGACCATGGGAAACAGAAACCGCAAACAATAAGCGAATTGTTTCCTCACAAACGAGCCATAACCACAAGGTTTCAACCAAGTCGTTGATATCGAAACCTGCTCCGAGTCCATTAGGGTCAGGAAAAAAAGGCAGTTTGAAAACAAAATCTGGTGATGGGCTAACCAAGAAGCGAAATTTGTTCTCGAATCTAGCATCGTCTGGCGGCAAAAGGTCTTTGAGTGCACCTGCAAAAAACTTACGGTGGAAGTTGTAA